GGCTGCACGCGTACAAGGTGCCATCGGGGCAACTAATGCGTTTGCAACTGATCTTAATGCCGCTTGTACCGGTTTGGTCTACAGCATGAGTTTCGCAAGTGCCTTGTTAGCAACGCGCTATCAACGCGGTATGGTCATCGGTGCAGAAGTATTAAGTAAGTTACTTGACTGGCAAGATCGTACGGTGTCAGTGTTGTTTGGGGATGGCGCCGCTGGTGTCATCGTTGAACGCACGACGGAAGCAATCGGGTATCTTGGTGAATCATTGCGGACCTATGGTGCCCAAGGAGATGCCTTGACGGCAGGTGCGTTTGCCAATACTAATTTAACGGGCGAAATTACGCCAGCTGACCCCTATTTCCATATGGATGGTCGAGCGGTCTATAATTTTGCGACCCGTGAAGTCCCAGTTGTTTTGAACGAAGCAATGGAGCAGAGTGGGGTGACCGCTGATGAGGTGGACTTGTTCCTCTTACATCAGGCGAATTCACGCATTATCGATTCGATTGCCAAGCGTATGAAGCAACCTATTGAAAAATTCCCAATGAATATGGTCGAATATGGCAACACGAGTGCAGCATCAATCGGGCTTCTCTTAGCAGAGCTATGGGAAGCAGGCCGTATTCAACCAGGTATGAAGATTGCAATCGCCGGCTTTGGCGGTGGTCTAACGGCTGGTGCCAGTGTGCTGCAATTCTAAGATGTTGTTAAACACATTAACTAAATTGATAAACACATAACAAGGAAAAATAGAGGAAAAAAACATGACTAACGCAGAAATTTTTAACAAGTTGCAAGCAATTTTGATGGATCAATTTGATTTGGAAGCCACTGAAGTTGAATTGAAGACTAACTT
This is a stretch of genomic DNA from Weissella soli. It encodes these proteins:
- a CDS encoding beta-ketoacyl-ACP synthase III, whose product is MEQLKIISAMKYVPERVVTNDELATMMDTNDEWIFSRTGIHRRHVVTDENTSDLAIMVAKRLLEQTHIAAESLDFIIVGTMSPDTLSPSVAARVQGAIGATNAFATDLNAACTGLVYSMSFASALLATRYQRGMVIGAEVLSKLLDWQDRTVSVLFGDGAAGVIVERTTEAIGYLGESLRTYGAQGDALTAGAFANTNLTGEITPADPYFHMDGRAVYNFATREVPVVLNEAMEQSGVTADEVDLFLLHQANSRIIDSIAKRMKQPIEKFPMNMVEYGNTSAASIGLLLAELWEAGRIQPGMKIAIAGFGGGLTAGASVLQF